One stretch of Microbacterium terrae DNA includes these proteins:
- a CDS encoding NUDIX hydrolase — MTETAVYAAGGVLWRIVDERLHVLLIHRTRYRDVTLPKGKVDPGEMLAETAVREIFEETGIRVALGVPVGVSRYRLPSKRTKIVHYWAAEATEDAIRASAFVPNREIAALEWVPVKKARKRLSYPVDVEIIDHFLRLVDERVLRTFPLIVLRHAKALARDDWEGKDAARPLAPRGRKQAKAIVGPLLAFGANRIVTSPAERCMKTVKPLAAAVGRTPDTSKLISQDAWEVGESDARTVVGDLVRARRTAVVCSHGPVLPEILTEIALATGTLRGSYLGSASALDPAAFSVVHLSVDNPGSGIVAIETHVPKV; from the coding sequence ATGACCGAGACCGCCGTCTACGCAGCCGGCGGCGTCCTGTGGCGGATCGTCGACGAGAGGCTGCACGTCCTGCTGATCCACCGCACGCGATACCGCGACGTGACGCTGCCCAAGGGCAAGGTCGATCCCGGAGAGATGCTCGCCGAGACCGCCGTTCGCGAGATCTTCGAAGAGACCGGCATCCGCGTCGCACTCGGCGTGCCGGTGGGCGTCTCGCGCTATCGGCTCCCCAGCAAGCGCACGAAGATCGTGCACTACTGGGCCGCGGAGGCGACGGAGGATGCGATCCGCGCGAGCGCGTTCGTGCCGAACCGCGAGATCGCCGCGCTCGAGTGGGTGCCGGTGAAGAAGGCCCGCAAGCGGCTCAGCTATCCGGTCGACGTCGAGATCATCGACCATTTCCTCCGCCTCGTCGACGAGCGGGTGCTGCGCACGTTCCCCCTCATCGTGCTGCGCCACGCGAAGGCGCTCGCCCGCGACGACTGGGAGGGGAAGGATGCCGCGCGGCCACTGGCCCCCCGTGGCCGCAAGCAGGCGAAGGCGATCGTGGGTCCCCTTCTCGCCTTCGGCGCGAACCGCATCGTCACGAGTCCGGCCGAGCGGTGCATGAAGACGGTGAAGCCGCTCGCTGCCGCGGTGGGCCGCACGCCCGACACGTCGAAGCTGATCAGCCAGGACGCGTGGGAGGTCGGCGAGTCCGACGCCCGCACCGTGGTCGGCGATCTCGTGCGCGCCCGTCGCACCGCCGTGGTGTGCAGTCACGGCCCCGTGCTCCCCGAGATCCTCACCGAGATCGCCCTGGCGACGGGAACGCTGCGCGGCTCGTACCTCGGCAGCGCGTCTGCACTGGACCCCGCGGCCTTCTCCGTCGTGCACCTGTCGGTCGACAACCCCGGGTCGGGGATCGTCGCGATCGAGACGCACGTCCCGAAGGTGTGA
- a CDS encoding nitrobindin family protein, producing the protein MWDLPTDLPADLVPLSWLVGVWEGTGVIDYGEHAESVEFTHRVSFSHDGGDHLNYSATAWYQDAEGAGRPLVSEMGYWRLSRAASASDAGPGLLPPAAPAQTRTADDVESLRNAAGAFDIEAALVHSDGISELYLGQIAGPRIDIATDAVVRPAGAKPYAAATRMYGLVDGHLLWAWDVAALGHELASHASARLARAE; encoded by the coding sequence GTGTGGGATCTGCCGACCGATCTTCCTGCCGACCTCGTTCCGCTCTCCTGGCTCGTGGGGGTCTGGGAGGGCACGGGCGTCATCGACTACGGCGAGCACGCCGAGTCCGTGGAGTTCACGCACCGCGTGAGCTTCAGCCATGACGGCGGCGACCATCTGAACTACTCGGCCACCGCCTGGTACCAGGATGCCGAGGGTGCGGGGCGTCCGCTCGTCTCGGAGATGGGCTACTGGCGCCTCTCCCGTGCGGCCTCCGCCTCCGACGCCGGGCCGGGGCTGCTCCCGCCCGCGGCGCCCGCGCAGACCCGCACCGCCGACGACGTCGAGTCGCTGCGCAACGCCGCAGGCGCGTTCGACATCGAGGCGGCGCTCGTGCACTCCGATGGGATCAGCGAGCTGTATCTCGGTCAGATCGCAGGCCCCCGCATCGACATCGCCACCGACGCCGTGGTGCGCCCGGCCGGTGCGAAGCCGTACGCCGCCGCCACCCGCATGTACGGCCTGGTCGACGGCCACCTGCTGTGGGCGTGGGATGTCGCGGCCCTCGGCCACGAGCTCGCCTCGCACGCGTCGGCGCGCCTGGCGCGGGCCGAGTGA
- a CDS encoding M1 family metallopeptidase has translation MTADRYSPRSGDTTYDVESYDLDIAYRVRTNRLEGRAVVNAVAAVRTRSISLDLIGLRVSRVRVDGDPRTTYRQSTSAVRVGLPRTMEPGEAFSVEVVYAGMPHPRRTRWGTLGWEELEDGVLVASQPVGAPTWFPCNDRPDDRARMRISVTTEAEYVVAATGVAEPPVRLGGRMRWTFVSENPTATYLAAVHIGRYRSSSQGRVEYVHPPRLRASVERAFADVPRILDTFESAFGPYPQDTCTVVVTDDPLEIPLEAQGLVVFGSNHLGADTARLIPHELAHQWFGNSVGLATWSDIWLNEGFACFAEWLWSEASGGPTIADLADEHHARLRALPQDLVLGDPGPDLMFDDRVYKRGALTLEALRRTLGTEAFGDLIRHWTTRHRHLLATTADFRLCVESVSGAPHTALLDAWLIDPALPPLPPRPGAARR, from the coding sequence GTGACGGCCGACAGGTATTCGCCCCGGAGCGGAGACACCACCTACGACGTCGAGAGCTACGACCTCGACATCGCGTACCGCGTGCGCACGAACCGCCTCGAGGGGCGGGCCGTCGTCAATGCGGTCGCCGCGGTGCGCACGCGCTCGATCTCGCTCGACCTCATCGGTCTGCGCGTGAGCCGCGTGCGGGTGGACGGTGATCCCCGCACGACGTACCGCCAGAGCACGAGCGCCGTGCGCGTCGGCCTGCCGCGGACCATGGAGCCCGGCGAGGCGTTCTCGGTCGAGGTCGTCTACGCGGGGATGCCGCACCCCCGGCGCACCCGCTGGGGCACCCTCGGGTGGGAGGAGCTCGAAGACGGCGTGCTCGTCGCATCGCAGCCCGTCGGCGCGCCGACGTGGTTCCCCTGCAACGACCGTCCCGACGACCGGGCCCGCATGCGGATCTCGGTGACCACCGAGGCCGAGTACGTCGTCGCGGCGACCGGAGTGGCGGAGCCGCCCGTGCGTCTGGGCGGGCGGATGCGGTGGACCTTCGTCTCGGAGAATCCGACGGCCACCTACCTCGCCGCGGTGCACATCGGGCGCTACCGCAGTTCATCGCAGGGCCGGGTCGAGTACGTCCACCCGCCGAGGCTGCGCGCATCGGTGGAACGGGCATTCGCCGACGTGCCGCGCATCCTCGACACCTTCGAGTCGGCGTTCGGCCCCTACCCGCAGGACACCTGCACGGTGGTCGTGACCGACGACCCTCTCGAGATCCCCCTCGAGGCGCAGGGCCTCGTCGTGTTCGGGTCGAACCACTTGGGCGCTGACACCGCCCGGCTCATCCCGCACGAGCTCGCGCACCAGTGGTTCGGCAACAGCGTCGGCCTCGCCACCTGGAGCGACATCTGGCTCAATGAGGGGTTCGCGTGCTTCGCGGAGTGGCTGTGGTCGGAGGCATCCGGCGGCCCGACGATCGCCGACCTCGCCGACGAGCACCATGCGCGGCTGCGGGCTCTGCCGCAGGATCTCGTGCTCGGCGATCCGGGTCCCGACCTCATGTTCGACGATCGGGTCTACAAGCGCGGTGCGCTCACGCTCGAGGCGCTGCGGCGCACGCTGGGCACCGAGGCGTTCGGCGACCTGATCCGGCACTGGACGACGCGCCACCGCCACCTGCTGGCGACGACCGCCGACTTCCGCCTGTGCGTCGAGAGCGTCAGCGGCGCACCGCACACCGCGCTCCTCGACGCATGGCTCATCGACCCGGCGCTTCCCCCGCTTCCGCCGCGGCCGGGCGCAGCGCGACGCTGA
- a CDS encoding RNA degradosome polyphosphate kinase, translating into MIEQDVLDAGLGDADDDDFDLEEAFDSQLPDHRYLDREVSWLAFNQRVLELAEDPALPALERANFLAIFASNLDEFFMVRVAGLKRRIVTGLAVPTNVGRAPADVLADISAESHLLQLRHAAAWTEQVRPALADAGIEILTYEALTDDERATLYEYFQAQVFPVLMPLAVDPAHPFPYISGLSLNLAIRIRNARTGRQEFARLKVPPMLPRFVDLPAEGSAVRRLPLEDLISNHLDDLFPGMEVLDHHAFRLTRNEDVMIEEDESENLIQALEAELLRRRFGPPIRLEITDDMDDVTLDLLITELDITAQEVYRLPGPLDLRGLFDLSRIDRPDLRFKPHLPTTTTAFQPGDNNSRPDIFAAIRKGDVLVHHPYESFATSVQAFLEQAAKDPHVLAIKQTLYRTSGDSPIVQALIDAAESGKQVLALVEVKARFDEANNIVWARKLEKAGVHVVYGLVGLKTHCKLVNVIREEDGVLRSYSHIGTGNYNPKTSRIYEDFGLFTVDDQVGRDLTRLFNELSGYAIEKKFKRLLVAPLHLRKGLLRLIDKERRNALAGKKARVRIKVNSMVDEQIIDALYRASQAGVKVEVWVRGICSLKPGVEGMSENITVRSILGRYLEHSRLFLFEGDGDPEVYIGSADMMHRNLDRRVEALVRVTAPAHVKELTDLFDLAMSDSTSSWHLGPDGTWTRHNVDEHGKLLLDMQDKTMSSVQRRRRARAVR; encoded by the coding sequence ATGATCGAACAGGACGTGCTCGACGCCGGGCTCGGCGACGCGGATGACGACGACTTCGACCTCGAGGAAGCCTTCGACTCGCAGCTGCCCGACCATCGCTATCTCGACCGCGAGGTCAGCTGGCTGGCGTTCAACCAGCGGGTCCTCGAACTCGCCGAGGATCCCGCCCTTCCCGCGCTGGAGCGCGCGAACTTCCTGGCGATCTTCGCGAGCAACCTCGACGAGTTCTTCATGGTCCGCGTCGCCGGACTCAAGCGCCGCATCGTGACCGGGCTCGCCGTGCCGACCAACGTCGGCCGCGCACCGGCCGACGTGCTCGCCGACATCTCGGCCGAGTCGCACCTGCTGCAGCTGCGCCACGCCGCCGCGTGGACCGAGCAGGTGCGGCCGGCGCTCGCCGACGCCGGCATCGAGATCCTCACCTACGAGGCGCTCACCGACGACGAGCGCGCCACGCTCTACGAGTACTTCCAGGCGCAGGTGTTCCCGGTGCTGATGCCGCTGGCCGTCGACCCCGCCCACCCCTTCCCCTACATCTCGGGGCTCTCCCTCAACCTCGCCATACGCATCCGCAACGCCCGCACCGGGCGCCAGGAGTTCGCGCGCCTCAAGGTTCCGCCGATGCTCCCCCGGTTCGTCGACCTTCCCGCGGAGGGATCGGCGGTGCGCCGCCTCCCGCTCGAGGACCTGATCTCGAACCACCTCGACGACCTCTTCCCCGGCATGGAGGTGCTCGACCACCACGCCTTCCGTCTCACGCGCAACGAAGACGTGATGATCGAGGAGGACGAGAGCGAGAACCTCATCCAGGCCCTCGAGGCCGAGCTGCTGCGTCGGCGGTTCGGACCGCCCATCCGCCTCGAGATCACCGACGACATGGACGACGTCACGCTCGACCTGCTCATCACCGAGCTCGACATCACGGCGCAGGAGGTCTACCGCCTCCCCGGTCCGCTCGACCTGCGCGGCCTGTTCGACCTGTCGCGCATCGACCGTCCCGACCTGCGGTTCAAGCCGCACCTGCCGACGACGACGACGGCCTTCCAGCCGGGCGACAACAACTCGCGACCCGACATCTTCGCCGCGATCCGCAAGGGCGACGTGCTGGTGCACCACCCGTACGAGTCGTTCGCGACGAGCGTGCAGGCGTTCCTCGAGCAGGCGGCGAAGGACCCGCACGTGCTCGCCATCAAGCAGACCCTGTACCGCACGTCGGGCGACAGCCCGATCGTGCAGGCGCTCATCGACGCCGCCGAGTCGGGCAAGCAGGTGCTCGCCCTCGTCGAGGTGAAGGCGCGCTTCGACGAGGCCAACAACATCGTCTGGGCGCGAAAGCTCGAGAAGGCCGGCGTGCACGTCGTCTACGGCCTGGTCGGCCTCAAGACCCACTGCAAGCTCGTCAACGTCATCCGCGAGGAAGACGGCGTGCTCCGCAGCTACAGCCACATCGGCACCGGCAACTACAACCCCAAGACCTCGCGCATCTACGAGGACTTCGGTCTGTTCACGGTCGACGACCAGGTCGGCCGCGACCTCACGCGCCTGTTCAACGAGCTGAGCGGCTACGCGATCGAGAAGAAGTTCAAGCGGCTCCTCGTCGCCCCGCTCCACCTGCGGAAGGGCCTGCTGCGCCTGATCGACAAGGAGCGCCGCAACGCCCTCGCGGGCAAGAAGGCGCGCGTGCGCATCAAGGTCAACTCGATGGTCGACGAGCAGATCATCGACGCGCTCTACCGTGCGAGCCAGGCCGGGGTGAAGGTCGAGGTGTGGGTGCGCGGCATCTGCTCGCTCAAGCCCGGTGTCGAGGGGATGAGCGAGAACATCACCGTGCGCAGCATCCTGGGCCGGTATCTCGAGCACTCGCGCCTGTTCCTGTTCGAGGGCGACGGCGACCCCGAGGTCTACATCGGCAGCGCCGACATGATGCACCGCAACCTCGACCGGCGCGTCGAAGCCCTCGTCCGCGTGACCGCGCCCGCGCACGTGAAGGAGCTCACCGACCTGTTCGACCTGGCGATGAGCGACTCCACGAGCTCCTGGCATCTGGGCCCCGACGGCACCTGGACGCGCCACAACGTCGACGAGCACGGCAAGCTGCTCCTCGACATGCAGGACAAGACGATGTCGAGTGTGCAGCGCCGCCGCCGGGCGCGGGCGGTTCGATGA
- a CDS encoding Pls/PosA family non-ribosomal peptide synthetase — protein sequence MTTGEAARAAQAVLDRTGVTPPERTLIDILRETTARHPQSSAIDDGSGALSYREMMARVGRTAARLHEAGVRRGDRVGVRMPSGTKELYISILGVMAVGAAYVPVDVDDPDERARLVFGEARVAGIIAGDGAYIPADGAATADESLFDGEAPHPSTHAVEVVPPPTPDDDAWIIFTSGSTGVPKGVAVSHRSAAAFVDAEARMFLQDAPLGPGDRVLAGLSVAFDASCEEMWLAWGHGACLVPAPRSLVRSGEDLAPWLVRQTISVVSTVPTLAAMWPAESIENVRLLIFGGEACPPELAARLAGEGREVWNTYGPTEATVVACGAPLDGSIPVRIGLPLDGWALAVVGPDDQPVAAGEVGELIIGGVGLARYLDPVKDLEKYAPMPTLGWDRAYRSGDLVRFDPEGLVFQGRADDQVKVGGRRIELGEVESALQDLPGVTAATAAVRTTEAGVPVLVGYLVVDGELDRTAARALLAERLPAAVVPLLAVVDELPVRTSGKVDRAALPWPLPGVEVPDAGVTPAEAWLAEQWQAVLGMPVPGRKADFFDLGGGSLSAAQLVSRIRARVPEFAVADIYDVPRLGAMAKALGPFLTDDDDHEFRMPAPTPRATQWVQTVLGVPLFILSGVRWLLYLLTASTILSAFDGFAMLPTVPWAVLIVGLVLFATPFGRMAIAAVSARVLLAGVRPGDYPRGGQVHLRLWLAEQIADQIDAVGLAGAPWIKAYGRALGAKIGKDVDMHTLPPITGMLEVGDRAAIEPEVDLTGYWIDGDLLRIGEVRIGADATVGARSTLAPGTRIGRRAEIAPGSAVFGRVRADQSWAGSPAVRVGGASEGWPEGAPVPARRWLWAYAGSALLLALLPLASFAVGGAVLAQGLRGSDGLAQAFLAALAWLVPATLAVGAVFAVAVVVLVRLLSLGLTEGIHPVRSRVGWQAWTIERLLDSARTILFPLYSSLFTPIWLRMLGATVGRDVEASTVLLIPSMTQIDDGAFLADDTMVASYELRRGWLRIGPVRIGKRAFLGNSGMALPGHRVPRDGLVAVLSAAPAKAKAGSSWLGSPAVRLRRTTADGDQSRTYDPPLRLRLARAAWELCRIIPVIVSCAVGVSVLFALAALAEWAGVWVALVLSGFVMLVAGAVAAGITAAMKWIIVGPIRAGEQPLWSSFVWRTEVSDTFTEMVAAPWFARSAAGTPALAVWLRAMGAKIGRGVWCESYWLPEPDLVTLGDGSTVNRGCVVQTHLFHDRIMSMDTVELETGATLGPHSVILPAAAIGAHATVGPASLVMRGESVPVGSRWSGNPIGPWRAVTVRAYQSTS from the coding sequence GTGACCACGGGGGAGGCGGCACGCGCCGCACAGGCAGTGCTCGACCGCACCGGCGTCACGCCGCCGGAGCGCACGCTCATCGACATCCTGCGTGAGACCACCGCGCGGCATCCGCAGTCGTCGGCGATCGACGACGGCTCGGGTGCGCTGAGCTACCGCGAGATGATGGCGCGCGTCGGCCGCACCGCGGCGCGGCTCCACGAGGCGGGGGTGCGCCGCGGCGACCGCGTGGGTGTGCGGATGCCGTCGGGCACGAAGGAGCTGTACATCTCGATCCTCGGGGTGATGGCGGTCGGTGCGGCGTACGTGCCGGTCGACGTCGACGACCCCGACGAGCGCGCCCGCCTCGTGTTCGGCGAGGCCCGCGTCGCGGGGATCATCGCCGGCGACGGCGCCTATATCCCCGCCGACGGCGCAGCGACCGCCGACGAGAGCCTCTTCGACGGCGAGGCTCCGCATCCGAGCACGCACGCCGTCGAGGTGGTTCCGCCGCCGACCCCCGACGACGACGCGTGGATCATCTTCACCTCGGGCTCCACCGGCGTTCCCAAGGGCGTCGCCGTCTCGCACCGCTCCGCAGCGGCCTTCGTCGACGCCGAAGCCCGCATGTTCCTGCAGGACGCCCCGCTCGGCCCCGGCGACCGGGTGCTCGCGGGACTCTCCGTCGCCTTCGACGCCTCCTGCGAGGAGATGTGGCTCGCGTGGGGCCACGGCGCGTGCCTCGTGCCGGCACCGCGCTCGCTCGTGCGCTCGGGCGAGGATCTCGCACCCTGGCTCGTTCGGCAGACCATCTCGGTCGTGTCGACCGTTCCGACGCTCGCGGCGATGTGGCCGGCGGAGTCCATCGAGAACGTGCGCCTCCTCATCTTCGGCGGCGAGGCCTGCCCGCCCGAGCTCGCCGCGCGGCTCGCGGGCGAGGGCCGTGAGGTGTGGAACACGTACGGCCCCACCGAGGCCACCGTGGTCGCCTGCGGCGCCCCGCTCGACGGATCGATCCCGGTGCGGATCGGGCTGCCGCTCGACGGCTGGGCCCTCGCCGTGGTCGGGCCCGACGACCAGCCGGTCGCCGCCGGCGAGGTCGGCGAGCTCATCATCGGCGGAGTCGGCCTCGCGCGGTACCTCGACCCGGTGAAGGACCTCGAGAAGTACGCTCCGATGCCCACCCTCGGCTGGGATCGCGCCTACCGCTCGGGTGACCTCGTGCGCTTCGACCCCGAGGGGCTGGTGTTCCAGGGGCGCGCAGATGATCAGGTCAAGGTCGGCGGCAGGCGCATCGAGCTGGGCGAGGTCGAGTCCGCGCTGCAGGATCTGCCGGGTGTGACCGCCGCGACGGCGGCCGTGCGCACCACCGAAGCCGGCGTTCCGGTGCTCGTCGGCTACCTCGTCGTCGACGGCGAGCTCGACCGCACCGCGGCCCGCGCCCTGCTCGCGGAACGCCTGCCGGCCGCCGTCGTGCCGCTCCTCGCCGTCGTCGACGAGCTGCCTGTCCGCACCTCGGGCAAGGTCGACCGTGCGGCGCTGCCGTGGCCGCTGCCCGGCGTGGAGGTGCCCGACGCCGGAGTCACGCCCGCCGAGGCGTGGCTCGCCGAGCAGTGGCAGGCCGTGCTGGGCATGCCCGTGCCCGGACGCAAGGCGGACTTCTTCGATCTGGGCGGCGGCTCGCTCTCCGCCGCGCAGCTGGTCTCGCGCATCCGCGCCCGCGTTCCCGAGTTCGCCGTCGCCGACATCTACGACGTCCCGCGCCTGGGCGCCATGGCCAAGGCGCTCGGCCCGTTCCTGACCGACGACGACGACCACGAGTTCCGGATGCCGGCACCCACGCCGCGCGCCACGCAGTGGGTGCAGACGGTGCTCGGTGTTCCGCTGTTCATCCTGTCGGGCGTGCGCTGGCTGCTCTACCTGCTGACGGCGAGCACCATCCTCAGCGCGTTCGACGGATTCGCGATGCTGCCGACGGTGCCGTGGGCGGTGCTCATCGTGGGTCTCGTGCTGTTCGCGACGCCGTTCGGTCGCATGGCGATCGCCGCGGTGTCGGCGCGGGTGCTCCTCGCCGGTGTGCGCCCCGGCGACTACCCGCGCGGCGGCCAGGTGCACCTGCGGCTCTGGCTCGCCGAGCAGATCGCCGACCAGATCGACGCGGTGGGCCTCGCCGGCGCGCCGTGGATCAAGGCGTACGGCCGCGCGCTCGGAGCGAAGATCGGCAAGGACGTCGACATGCACACGCTTCCGCCGATCACCGGGATGCTCGAGGTGGGCGACCGCGCGGCGATCGAGCCCGAGGTCGACCTCACCGGCTACTGGATCGACGGTGACCTGCTGCGCATCGGCGAGGTGCGCATCGGCGCCGACGCGACGGTCGGAGCCCGCAGCACGCTGGCACCGGGAACGCGGATCGGCCGTCGGGCGGAGATCGCACCCGGATCCGCCGTGTTCGGTCGCGTGCGCGCCGACCAGTCGTGGGCAGGCTCGCCGGCGGTGCGGGTCGGCGGTGCGAGCGAAGGCTGGCCGGAGGGCGCACCGGTCCCCGCACGACGCTGGCTCTGGGCCTATGCGGGATCGGCGCTGCTGCTCGCGCTCCTTCCCCTCGCATCCTTCGCTGTGGGCGGCGCAGTGCTGGCGCAGGGTCTTCGCGGCAGCGACGGACTGGCGCAGGCCTTCCTCGCCGCGCTCGCCTGGCTCGTGCCGGCGACGCTCGCCGTCGGCGCCGTCTTCGCGGTCGCCGTCGTCGTGCTCGTGCGACTGCTCTCACTCGGTCTGACGGAGGGCATCCATCCGGTGCGCAGCCGCGTCGGCTGGCAGGCCTGGACGATCGAGCGCCTGCTCGACTCCGCGCGCACCATCCTGTTCCCGCTCTACTCGAGCCTGTTCACCCCGATATGGCTGCGGATGCTGGGCGCCACGGTGGGTCGCGACGTCGAGGCATCCACCGTCCTCCTCATCCCGTCGATGACGCAGATCGACGACGGCGCGTTCCTCGCCGACGACACGATGGTCGCCTCGTACGAGCTGCGGCGCGGGTGGCTGCGGATCGGGCCGGTGCGCATCGGCAAGCGCGCCTTCCTCGGCAACTCCGGCATGGCCTTGCCCGGGCACCGCGTGCCCCGCGACGGACTGGTCGCGGTGCTGTCCGCGGCTCCCGCGAAGGCCAAGGCCGGCTCGTCGTGGCTCGGCTCGCCGGCGGTGCGGCTGCGGCGCACCACCGCCGACGGCGACCAGAGCCGTACGTACGACCCGCCGCTGCGGCTGCGGCTGGCGCGCGCGGCGTGGGAGCTCTGCCGCATCATCCCCGTCATCGTCTCGTGCGCCGTCGGCGTTTCGGTGCTGTTCGCCCTCGCCGCCCTGGCGGAGTGGGCGGGGGTGTGGGTCGCCCTCGTGCTGTCGGGGTTCGTGATGCTCGTCGCCGGTGCGGTGGCCGCAGGCATCACCGCTGCGATGAAGTGGATCATCGTCGGGCCGATCCGCGCGGGCGAACAGCCGCTGTGGTCGAGCTTCGTGTGGCGCACCGAGGTGTCCGACACATTCACCGAGATGGTCGCCGCGCCGTGGTTCGCCCGGAGCGCCGCCGGAACTCCGGCGCTCGCCGTCTGGCTGCGTGCGATGGGCGCGAAGATCGGCCGCGGCGTGTGGTGCGAGAGCTACTGGCTGCCCGAACCCGACCTCGTCACCCTCGGCGACGGTTCGACCGTCAACCGGGGGTGCGTCGTGCAGACGCACCTGTTCCATGATCGAATCATGAGCATGGACACCGTCGAACTCGAGACCGGGGCGACCCTCGGCCCGCACAGTGTGATCCTGCCCGCCGCCGCCATCGGCGCGCACGCGACAGTGGGGCCGGCGTCGCTCGTGATGCGCGGCGAGTCCGTGCCGGTCGGCTCGCGCTGGAGCGGCAACCCGATCGGCCCGTGGCGCGCGGTCACGGTGCGCGCCTACCAGTCGACATCGTGA
- the ygfZ gene encoding CAF17-like 4Fe-4S cluster assembly/insertion protein YgfZ, protein MASPFAAVPGAVVDDDGLQHLGSPLAEQRALASGVAIAPLDDRAVLAVPGEDRRSWLDSLTSQSLAMLAPGESTELLVLDPQGRIEHAASVLDDGETTWLIVDRGDAEGLLAWLRRMRFRLRVDPRDASEEFAVIGGTAAALAEVAVASPAGVPLVWIDPWPGVSAGGFGYAAAEPHPGAERDWAEGIVPRDVERDIAERAAAGDVALAGLLAADALRIAAWRPRRAREVDERSIPHELDWMRTAVHLAKGCYRGQETVAKVHNLGHPPRRLVSLQLDGSDSVLPAPGAEVRLGDDVVGVVTSAALHYEEGPIALAVVRRSTPEDAALEIDVDGTPIAATAETIVPPAAGATANVPRLPRLGRRRAAT, encoded by the coding sequence ATGGCCTCCCCGTTCGCCGCCGTGCCCGGCGCCGTCGTCGACGACGACGGGCTCCAGCACCTCGGCAGCCCCCTCGCCGAGCAGCGGGCGCTCGCCTCGGGCGTCGCGATCGCACCGCTCGACGACCGCGCGGTGCTCGCCGTTCCTGGTGAGGATCGCCGCAGCTGGCTCGACTCGCTCACCTCGCAGTCGCTCGCGATGCTGGCGCCGGGGGAGAGCACCGAGCTGCTCGTGCTCGACCCGCAGGGGCGCATCGAGCACGCGGCATCCGTCCTCGACGACGGCGAGACCACGTGGCTGATCGTCGACCGCGGGGACGCCGAGGGACTGCTGGCCTGGCTCCGACGGATGCGGTTCCGCCTGCGCGTCGACCCGCGAGACGCATCCGAGGAGTTCGCCGTGATCGGCGGCACCGCCGCCGCGCTCGCCGAGGTCGCCGTCGCGTCGCCTGCGGGCGTTCCGCTCGTGTGGATCGACCCGTGGCCGGGAGTGAGCGCGGGCGGATTCGGGTACGCCGCCGCCGAACCCCACCCCGGGGCGGAGCGCGACTGGGCCGAGGGTATCGTCCCGCGCGACGTGGAACGCGACATCGCCGAGCGCGCTGCCGCGGGCGACGTCGCCCTCGCCGGTCTGCTCGCAGCCGACGCGCTGCGGATCGCCGCGTGGCGTCCACGCCGCGCGCGGGAGGTCGACGAGCGGTCGATCCCGCACGAGCTCGACTGGATGCGCACCGCAGTGCACCTCGCGAAGGGGTGCTACCGCGGGCAGGAGACCGTCGCGAAGGTGCACAACCTCGGCCACCCGCCGCGTCGGCTGGTCTCACTCCAGCTCGACGGCAGCGACAGCGTGCTCCCCGCGCCGGGCGCCGAGGTGCGCCTGGGTGACGACGTGGTCGGAGTCGTCACCTCCGCCGCACTCCACTACGAGGAGGGGCCGATCGCCCTCGCGGTGGTCCGTCGCTCGACGCCGGAGGATGCCGCGCTCGAGATCGACGTCGACGGCACGCCGATCGCCGCGACCGCCGAGACGATCGTGCCCCCGGCCGCGGGTGCGACCGCGAACGTACCGCGTCTGCCGCGGCTGGGACGCCGGCGCGCCGCGACATGA
- a CDS encoding winged helix-turn-helix domain-containing protein — translation MAQLLVLSSAQGGGPVLPSLELLSHRVRQIPAEPAQLVNAPSADIIFVDARVDLVGAKSLCKILNTTGLDAPLLLVVTEGGLTAVSTDWGVDDVILVTAGPAEVDARVRLAIGRQSAEQVSTRIQTSGITIDESSYSAKVHGKPLDLTYKEFQLLHFFATHPSRVFTREQLLSEVWGYDYFGGTRTVDVHVRRLRAKLGDLEQLIGTVRNVGYRFNVYEDDQLPAPRERTDA, via the coding sequence TTGGCACAGCTTCTGGTCCTGAGCTCCGCGCAGGGAGGGGGCCCCGTCCTGCCCTCGCTCGAGCTGCTGAGCCACCGAGTGCGCCAGATCCCTGCGGAGCCTGCGCAACTGGTGAACGCCCCCAGCGCGGACATCATCTTCGTCGACGCGCGCGTCGACCTCGTCGGCGCGAAGTCGCTCTGCAAGATCCTCAACACGACCGGTCTCGACGCGCCTCTGCTGCTCGTGGTCACCGAGGGCGGCCTCACCGCCGTGTCGACGGACTGGGGCGTCGACGACGTCATCCTCGTCACCGCCGGTCCTGCCGAGGTCGACGCCCGCGTGCGGCTCGCGATCGGCCGCCAGAGCGCCGAGCAGGTGTCGACGCGCATCCAGACGTCGGGCATCACCATCGACGAGTCGTCGTACTCGGCGAAGGTCCACGGCAAGCCGCTCGACCTCACCTACAAGGAGTTCCAGCTCCTCCACTTCTTCGCGACCCACCCGTCGCGGGTGTTCACGCGCGAGCAGCTGCTCAGCGAGGTCTGGGGCTACGACTACTTCGGCGGCACGCGCACGGTCGATGTGCACGTGCGCCGCCTGCGCGCCAAGCTCGGCGACCTCGAGCAGCTCATCGGCACGGTGCGAAACGTCGGGTACCGCTTCAACGTCTACGAAGACGACCAGCTGCCCGCGCCGCGCGAGCGCACCGACGCCTGA